The Flavobacterium sp. HJ-32-4 genome contains a region encoding:
- the thiL gene encoding thiamine-phosphate kinase, with product MIEDKNPQRTPLSQLGEFKLIEHLTKRFELKRPSTLKGVGDDAAVLDFGGKRTVVSTDLLIEGVHFDLSYMPLKHLGYKAVVVNLSDICAMNATPTQITVSVAVSNRFPLEALEELYDGIALAADVYKVDVIGGDTTSSQKGMLLSITALGEAEADDIVYRSGANENDLLVVSGDIGSAYMGLQVLERERRVFEVNPQNQPDLDAYTYLIERQLKPEARTDVRELLQALEVRPTSMIDISDGLSSEILHLCKQSGVGCNLFEEKLPVDPQFINACEEFNLDATTVAINGGEDYELLFTIPLEDFAKIKGNPNLTVIGHMTPAADGAHLITRANTRIELKARGWDALTE from the coding sequence ATGATCGAAGATAAAAATCCGCAGCGTACCCCGCTTTCCCAACTGGGCGAGTTCAAACTCATTGAGCACCTCACCAAGCGATTCGAATTGAAACGGCCTTCGACGCTAAAAGGCGTGGGCGATGATGCCGCCGTATTGGATTTTGGTGGGAAGCGTACGGTTGTTTCGACCGACCTGCTGATCGAGGGTGTGCATTTCGACCTGTCGTATATGCCGTTGAAACACCTGGGCTATAAAGCGGTGGTGGTGAACCTGTCGGATATCTGTGCGATGAATGCGACGCCGACGCAGATTACGGTGTCGGTGGCTGTTTCCAACCGCTTTCCGCTGGAGGCCCTGGAGGAACTGTATGACGGCATCGCGTTGGCCGCTGACGTTTATAAAGTAGACGTGATTGGCGGTGACACCACCTCCTCGCAAAAAGGGATGCTGTTGTCGATTACGGCGCTGGGCGAAGCGGAGGCCGATGACATCGTATACCGGAGTGGCGCGAACGAGAACGACCTTTTGGTGGTTTCGGGCGATATCGGCTCGGCTTATATGGGCTTGCAGGTATTGGAGCGGGAACGTCGTGTTTTCGAAGTGAATCCGCAGAACCAGCCCGACCTGGATGCTTATACCTACCTCATCGAGCGGCAGTTGAAGCCCGAGGCGCGGACCGACGTTCGCGAGTTGTTGCAAGCGTTGGAGGTGAGGCCTACGTCGATGATTGACATTTCGGATGGGTTGTCGTCGGAAATCCTGCATTTGTGCAAGCAGTCGGGCGTGGGATGTAACCTGTTCGAAGAGAAGTTGCCGGTTGACCCGCAGTTCATCAATGCCTGTGAGGAATTCAACCTCGACGCGACGACGGTGGCGATCAACGGGGGAGAGGATTACGAACTTTTGTTTACGATTCCGTTAGAGGATTTTGCGAAGATCAAAGGCAATCCGAACCTCACGGTCATCGGACACATGACGCCCGCCGCGGATGGTGCGCACCTCATTACGCGGGCGAACACCCGCATCGAGCTGAAGGCCCGTGGATGGGATGCCTTGACGGAATAA
- a CDS encoding sensor histidine kinase — MRDSIDAEAIKLKSQFSAIEYQTSELKQQNQQLLTQNQKITIGASSVGVLLLGGLFARHYRARKKEVQLLRERQAADDEIFQLLQQQQEKVEEGRKLEKRRISQELHDGVMGKLSGIRLNLFVLNKRNDPETVSKCLGHIDKIQEVEKEIRSIAYDLENDLFREDRSFSALLRTLVQSAKDVSTTQFHLDLDAAIQWDAIPNTVKIQLYRVLQEALTNIRKYAQAKEVHITLRQRKQHLWVRVADDGVGFHPTKVKKGLGLDNMENRIRRQGGNFKAKSAEGRGTTLLFTLPTLTKESHRDDE, encoded by the coding sequence TTGCGGGACTCAATCGATGCAGAAGCGATAAAACTAAAGTCCCAGTTCAGCGCCATTGAATACCAAACCTCCGAACTCAAACAACAAAACCAGCAGCTCCTTACCCAAAACCAAAAGATCACCATCGGCGCGTCTTCTGTAGGAGTGCTGCTGTTGGGCGGATTGTTCGCCCGTCATTACCGTGCCCGGAAAAAGGAGGTACAGTTATTGCGCGAACGGCAGGCGGCCGATGACGAGATTTTCCAACTCCTGCAACAGCAACAGGAGAAAGTGGAGGAAGGACGTAAACTCGAAAAGCGCCGTATCTCACAGGAACTGCATGACGGTGTGATGGGGAAACTCTCGGGTATCCGTCTCAATCTTTTTGTGCTTAACAAGCGCAACGACCCGGAGACGGTTTCGAAGTGCCTGGGTCATATCGACAAAATCCAGGAGGTCGAAAAAGAAATACGTTCTATTGCCTATGACCTCGAAAACGATTTGTTTAGGGAAGACCGTTCGTTCAGTGCCCTGTTGCGTACGCTGGTGCAATCAGCTAAGGACGTGTCAACCACGCAATTCCATCTCGACTTAGATGCCGCTATCCAATGGGACGCGATTCCCAACACGGTGAAAATACAATTGTATAGGGTGTTGCAGGAGGCCCTTACCAACATCCGGAAATACGCGCAGGCGAAAGAAGTACACATCACCCTGAGGCAACGCAAACAACATTTATGGGTACGCGTGGCCGACGATGGCGTGGGTTTCCATCCGACCAAAGTGAAAAAAGGACTTGGTCTCGATAATATGGAAAACCGCATCCGGCGTCAGGGCGGGAACTTTAAGGCAAAATCCGCGGAAGGGCGGGGCACGACACTCCTCTTTACTCTTCCCACACTAACGAAAGAATCGCATCGGGACGATGAATAG
- a CDS encoding sensor histidine kinase has product MLGVLRQLSKAYPEKALQYSEKYYKIDDSLEIAERKIQNKFARIEFETEELIIEKDKLVEQRKSLIYITLGIITLGVFIFVIRFQAAKNRELRLIQEQQQANEEVYQLMLNQQDRIEEVRQAEKKRIAQELHDGVLGRLFGTRMNLGVLNTKSDEKAIAERIAYIDELKSVEQEIREISHDLSAEKAAIFNNFVLMVNNFIATQRTVCQAAIDINIDDTIDWNAVNSTAKINLYRILQEAFQNVNKHANAQNVKVRFFKSNDDLRLEVRDDGVGFNYAKKKKGIGLINMLNRITNSRGTMEIETAPGAGTLLKFVLPLSDT; this is encoded by the coding sequence ATGTTGGGCGTACTCAGGCAGTTGTCAAAAGCCTACCCCGAGAAGGCACTTCAATACTCTGAAAAGTATTATAAAATTGACGATTCACTGGAAATAGCGGAACGCAAAATCCAAAACAAGTTCGCCCGCATAGAATTCGAAACCGAAGAGCTCATCATTGAAAAAGACAAACTCGTCGAACAACGCAAAAGCCTCATCTACATCACCCTCGGCATCATCACCCTCGGCGTGTTCATCTTCGTGATCCGCTTCCAGGCGGCGAAAAACCGCGAGTTACGCCTCATCCAGGAGCAGCAACAGGCCAACGAAGAGGTCTACCAACTCATGCTCAACCAGCAGGATCGTATTGAGGAAGTCCGTCAGGCCGAGAAAAAACGCATTGCCCAGGAACTGCACGACGGCGTGCTCGGCCGCCTTTTTGGCACCCGCATGAACCTCGGCGTCCTCAATACCAAGTCCGACGAAAAGGCCATCGCCGAGCGTATTGCCTATATCGACGAACTCAAGAGTGTTGAGCAGGAGATCCGCGAGATTTCCCACGACCTCAGCGCCGAAAAAGCCGCCATCTTCAACAACTTCGTATTGATGGTGAACAACTTCATCGCCACGCAGCGCACCGTCTGCCAGGCGGCGATCGACATCAATATCGATGATACCATCGATTGGAACGCCGTCAACAGCACTGCCAAGATCAACCTCTACCGCATCCTGCAGGAAGCCTTCCAGAATGTCAACAAACACGCCAACGCCCAAAACGTCAAGGTACGCTTTTTCAAAAGCAATGACGACCTCCGCCTCGAGGTCCGCGACGACGGCGTGGGCTTCAATTATGCGAAGAAAAAGAAGGGCATCGGACTCATCAATATGCTCAACCGGATCACCAATTCGAGGGGTACCATGGAAATTGAAACGGCTCCGGGCGCCGGTACCCTATTAAAATTTGTATTACCTTTATCCGATACCTAG
- a CDS encoding ATP-binding protein: protein MKPVASFQKMDSLEYYFTVANTDSADLPVRKRSANRAKALVETLPKDSIYVKNMFRVANRYWNMGELERYECILNILLSSACLQNKTDKAKALVYLGDYFTKTSRPVKACEKYFKAERLYTLSQDHDGYFSTVIRRLDLYLEYGQFQKCESLAYRSLQLSKGNKSYRHAFWNYCALVQQNNGQYEKAIQSFRNAILNVRYASKKTLGIKGLYFNNLGGLYLSQEQFDKAIACFDNGLKCPYLFPNYSDVEALLTENKNIAFLRSGRGYSIQVNKNAIESGYRFNDYRLLIGCKINQAEYYAYINRGKKQLDALNSALQIAQEKRLPHERLKCLSELIKCNARNLQKHATDYIMLRDSIDREALKLRGQFSAIEYQTAELKEQNQHLLTQNQKITIGASSVGVLLLGGLFARHYRARKKEVQLLRERQAADDEIFQLLQQQQEKVEEGRKLEKRRISQELHDGVMGKLSGIRLNLFVLNKRNDPETVSKCLGHIDKIQEVEKEIRSIAYDLENDLFGEDHSFSALLRTLMQSAKEVSTTQFHLDLDVAIQWDAIPNTVKIQLYRVLQEALTNIRKYAQAKTAHITLRQRKQHLWVVVTDDGVGFTPSAIKKGLGLTNMETRIRQQGGSFKIKSMQGGGTTLVFILPLKS, encoded by the coding sequence ATGAAGCCTGTTGCCTCATTTCAAAAAATGGACAGCCTCGAATATTACTTCACCGTCGCGAATACTGATAGTGCCGACCTGCCTGTGCGCAAACGCAGTGCCAATCGGGCGAAGGCGCTTGTTGAAACGCTTCCTAAAGATTCTATTTATGTGAAGAACATGTTTCGGGTCGCGAATCGGTATTGGAACATGGGAGAATTGGAGCGATATGAATGCATTCTCAATATTCTGTTGTCTTCCGCATGTCTACAAAACAAAACCGATAAAGCGAAAGCACTTGTTTATTTAGGGGATTATTTCACAAAAACTTCTCGACCGGTAAAGGCCTGTGAGAAATATTTTAAAGCGGAGCGACTCTATACTTTGAGTCAAGACCACGACGGGTACTTTAGCACGGTGATCCGCAGGCTTGATTTGTACCTTGAATATGGACAATTTCAAAAATGCGAGTCTTTGGCTTATCGAAGCTTACAACTTTCTAAAGGGAATAAATCCTATCGACACGCGTTTTGGAATTATTGCGCCCTTGTTCAACAAAATAATGGGCAATATGAAAAAGCAATTCAGTCCTTTCGAAATGCTATCTTAAACGTTAGGTATGCGAGTAAGAAAACACTCGGTATTAAAGGTCTCTACTTCAACAATCTTGGGGGCTTATATTTATCGCAGGAGCAATTTGACAAAGCAATAGCTTGTTTTGATAATGGCCTAAAGTGCCCTTATCTTTTCCCAAATTATTCGGATGTGGAGGCACTTCTTACGGAAAATAAAAATATTGCTTTTCTCAGGTCAGGCAGGGGATATTCTATCCAAGTAAATAAAAATGCTATTGAGTCAGGATATCGATTCAATGACTACAGGTTACTCATCGGATGTAAGATAAACCAAGCTGAATATTATGCCTATATAAATAGGGGAAAAAAGCAGCTAGACGCATTAAATAGCGCGTTGCAAATTGCTCAGGAAAAAAGATTACCCCACGAGCGCCTGAAGTGCCTTTCGGAGTTGATCAAATGTAACGCCCGGAATCTTCAAAAGCACGCGACCGATTATATTATGCTACGCGATTCCATAGATAGGGAAGCATTAAAGCTAAGGGGGCAATTCAGCGCCATCGAATACCAAACCGCCGAACTCAAAGAGCAAAACCAACACCTCCTTACCCAAAACCAAAAGATCACCATCGGCGCGTCTTCTGTAGGAGTGCTGCTGTTGGGCGGATTGTTCGCCCGCCATTACCGGGCCCGGAAAAAGGAGGTACAATTGCTGCGCGAACGGCAGGCGGCCGATGACGAGATTTTCCAACTCCTGCAACAGCAACAGGAGAAAGTCGAGGAAGGCCGTAAACTCGAAAAGCGCCGCATTTCACAGGAACTGCATGACGGTGTGATGGGGAAACTCTCAGGAATTCGCCTCAATCTGTTCGTACTCAACAAGCGCAACGATCCGGAGACGGTTTCGAAATGCCTGGGTCACATCGACAAAATTCAGGAGGTCGAAAAGGAAATACGTTCTATTGCCTATGACCTGGAAAACGATCTGTTTGGGGAAGACCATTCGTTCAGTGCCCTTTTACGCACGCTGATGCAGTCAGCAAAGGAGGTGTCAACCACACAGTTTCATCTCGATTTGGATGTGGCTATTCAATGGGATGCCATTCCCAATACGGTCAAAATACAATTGTATCGGGTGTTGCAGGAGGCCCTTACCAACATCCGGAAATACGCGCAGGCGAAAACGGCCCACATCACCCTGAGACAACGCAAACAACATTTATGGGTGGTAGTGACGGATGATGGGGTCGGTTTTACGCCATCGGCCATCAAAAAAGGTCTCGGACTTACCAATATGGAAACACGCATCCGGCAGCAAGGCGGATCATTTAAAATAAAATCAATGCAAGGAGGGGGTACTACCTTGGTCTTTATTCTTCCACTTAAATCATAA
- a CDS encoding 1-phosphofructokinase family hexose kinase has product MNHAILTVTVNPSLDKSTTFTGLIPEQKIRCTPPHYDAGGGGINVSKAIARLGGDSLCLFLAGGSSGDLLQRLVESEGIPTDVIRTKNSTRENLIALETGTNAQYRFGFPGAELTADEQHQVLEKIASNPAPYVVASGSLNEGLTPAFYAQIAKRVAEKGGRFIVDTSGEALAQTLEAGVFLAKPNVGELAKLVGTARLEIDEADDAARTLVDAGKAAIIVVSLGPQGAYLVSKNETHFVPAPNVHKRSTVGAGDSMVGGMVWALSQNKPLKEVLQWGVACGSAATMNEGTQLFKAVDVKRLFAWLSAR; this is encoded by the coding sequence ATGAACCACGCCATACTGACGGTCACCGTCAACCCGTCGCTTGACAAAAGCACCACCTTCACCGGACTCATTCCCGAACAGAAAATTCGGTGCACCCCACCCCACTATGACGCAGGTGGCGGCGGCATCAATGTCTCGAAGGCGATTGCGCGGCTGGGAGGCGATTCCCTATGCCTCTTCCTGGCCGGTGGTTCATCGGGCGATCTGCTCCAGCGCCTGGTCGAAAGCGAAGGCATCCCCACCGATGTCATCCGCACCAAAAACAGCACCCGAGAGAACCTGATCGCACTCGAAACCGGCACCAACGCCCAATACCGCTTCGGCTTCCCCGGCGCCGAGCTGACGGCCGACGAGCAACACCAAGTCCTTGAAAAAATCGCTTCCAACCCTGCGCCCTACGTCGTCGCAAGCGGTAGTCTCAACGAAGGGCTCACCCCTGCCTTCTACGCCCAAATCGCGAAACGCGTGGCGGAAAAAGGCGGGCGCTTTATCGTCGATACCTCCGGAGAAGCATTGGCGCAAACCCTCGAAGCCGGTGTCTTCCTGGCCAAACCCAACGTAGGCGAACTGGCCAAATTGGTCGGCACCGCGCGCCTTGAAATAGACGAAGCCGACGATGCAGCCCGCACATTGGTCGATGCCGGTAAAGCAGCGATCATTGTCGTGTCGTTAGGCCCGCAGGGGGCCTATCTCGTGTCGAAGAACGAAACCCATTTCGTACCCGCGCCCAACGTCCACAAGCGCTCAACTGTCGGTGCAGGTGATAGCATGGTAGGGGGCATGGTATGGGCGCTTTCCCAAAACAAACCCTTGAAAGAGGTGCTGCAATGGGGCGTCGCCTGCGGATCGGCTGCCACGATGAATGAAGGGACGCAGTTGTTTAAAGCAGTCGACGTGAAGCGGTTGTTCGCGTGGTTATCAGCGCGATAA
- a CDS encoding metallophosphoesterase family protein, which translates to MRTYVIGDIHGGLRALEQVLERAPIEPNDRLVFLGDYVDGWSQSPNVLDFLIRLPECYPNCIFLRGNHDQLLHDWLTARYENIDETLWFQHGGAATVAAYEGVTEATRAEHIRFLESLHNYYIDEHNRLFVHAGFTNQKGATHEYFPRLLYWERTLWEMALALDPLLPADDPKYPARLKRYTDIFIGHTPVTRLGHLQPLRCANVWNVDTGAAFHGPLTLLDADTGSFWQSDPLPSLYPGEKGRNP; encoded by the coding sequence ATGCGAACCTACGTCATCGGTGATATCCACGGCGGGCTGCGGGCCCTTGAACAAGTATTGGAACGCGCACCTATCGAGCCTAATGACCGCCTGGTGTTTTTGGGTGATTATGTAGACGGATGGAGCCAGTCGCCAAACGTATTGGACTTCCTCATCCGCCTTCCGGAATGCTATCCGAACTGTATCTTTCTCAGGGGTAACCACGATCAACTGCTGCACGATTGGCTGACCGCGCGCTATGAGAACATAGACGAAACGCTGTGGTTCCAACATGGGGGTGCCGCTACGGTTGCAGCCTACGAAGGTGTTACGGAAGCGACACGTGCCGAACACATCCGGTTCCTGGAATCCCTGCATAACTATTACATCGACGAACACAACCGGCTCTTTGTGCACGCCGGTTTCACCAACCAGAAAGGGGCCACCCATGAATACTTCCCCCGCCTGCTGTATTGGGAGCGCACGCTGTGGGAAATGGCATTGGCACTCGATCCGCTCCTGCCGGCCGACGATCCGAAGTACCCGGCACGATTGAAACGCTATACCGACATCTTCATCGGCCACACCCCCGTCACCCGATTGGGCCACCTCCAGCCGTTGCGCTGCGCCAATGTATGGAATGTCGATACCGGCGCCGCCTTCCATGGTCCGCTGACACTTTTGGACGCCGACACCGGATCGTTTTGGCAAAGCGATCCGCTTCCGTCTTTATACCCGGGCGAAAAAGGACGAAATCCGTAA
- a CDS encoding response regulator transcription factor, which produces MKKTVQLLMVDDHPFILQAYRNTLDRFKPDEYEVVSSSADSGKTGYEAIVNSPHDFDVALLDISIPGYAEKNVESGLDLARLLRERMPACKVVLLTMHTEKMKFRYFSETIQPDGLVIKNDLTFEELLLAFEKILAGEKYYSESVLNIINMDEPIV; this is translated from the coding sequence ATGAAAAAAACCGTACAACTCTTAATGGTCGATGACCACCCGTTCATCCTGCAGGCCTATCGAAACACCCTCGACAGGTTCAAGCCAGATGAGTATGAAGTGGTTTCCTCCAGCGCCGACTCCGGCAAAACCGGCTACGAAGCCATCGTCAACAGCCCCCATGACTTCGATGTCGCCCTACTCGACATCAGTATTCCAGGGTATGCGGAGAAGAATGTCGAGTCCGGACTCGACCTCGCCCGCCTCTTGCGCGAACGGATGCCGGCCTGTAAAGTGGTCTTACTGACCATGCACACTGAAAAAATGAAATTCCGGTATTTTTCCGAAACGATCCAGCCTGACGGACTCGTCATCAAAAACGACCTGACCTTCGAGGAACTGCTGCTGGCGTTCGAGAAAATACTGGCAGGGGAAAAATACTACAGCGAGTCCGTGCTGAACATCATCAACATGGACGAACCTATAGTATAA
- a CDS encoding LytTR family DNA-binding domain-containing protein yields MKYPYIIIDDDPDSVTRTLSVFEEFSNYFHMGTADNSEDAVNLILEHKPKMVVMEIDPENRQSNLGLGIINELFRFMKTLPKMVVLTKSKDMAYHALKHEVFDYLLKPLNIHELRKTIIKFERYAEDVPSTLCIKSYGDYRFIDTEDIVYAKADNNSTDLYMNNGDMVTAFKTMKHFETTLPAEFVRIHNSYIVNINYISRIHIGNNVCYLKNSKVQLPFSKSYKKNIDLLINLITTNEGREMRRIDLNLDNMN; encoded by the coding sequence ATGAAATACCCTTACATCATCATTGACGATGACCCAGACAGTGTGACGCGGACCCTCTCGGTTTTCGAGGAGTTCTCGAACTACTTCCACATGGGTACGGCCGACAACAGTGAAGATGCGGTGAACCTGATCCTCGAACACAAGCCGAAAATGGTGGTGATGGAGATCGATCCGGAGAACCGCCAGAGCAACCTCGGCCTGGGTATTATCAACGAATTGTTCCGCTTCATGAAGACGCTGCCCAAAATGGTAGTGCTCACCAAGTCGAAAGACATGGCCTATCATGCCCTGAAGCACGAGGTATTCGATTACCTGCTGAAACCGCTTAATATACACGAACTGCGAAAAACCATTATCAAGTTCGAGCGCTATGCCGAAGACGTGCCGAGCACGCTCTGTATCAAATCGTATGGTGATTACCGGTTTATCGATACCGAAGACATCGTGTATGCCAAGGCCGACAACAACTCCACCGATCTTTACATGAACAACGGCGATATGGTCACGGCTTTTAAGACGATGAAGCATTTCGAAACGACCCTGCCGGCCGAATTCGTCAGGATCCACAACAGTTATATCGTCAATATCAACTACATCTCCCGGATCCACATCGGCAACAACGTCTGTTACCTCAAAAACAGCAAGGTGCAGTTGCCGTTCTCCAAGTCCTACAAAAAGAACATCGACCTGCTGATCAACCTGATCACCACCAACGAAGGGCGCGAGATGCGGCGCATCGACCTCAACCTCGACAATATGAACTGA
- a CDS encoding response regulator translates to MKLHVLLIDDHPTQIEGYKSILSFLDTGHDLHFTEAYSCEEAFHLLTQPESRPPFDVICLDWSLPPYPQQKIMNGEDLGALARTRYPKVKIILMTSHSEAFILYNIMKACAPEGLMIKSDFSANDLLTAFDTVLAGKTYMTATAAANLRNVVAKSDYLDSYNRQIIQLLAQGIRTKNIPDMVKLSQSAVEKRKASIKDYFGIAKGTDEDIVREARERGYI, encoded by the coding sequence ATGAAATTACATGTTTTGTTAATCGACGACCACCCCACCCAGATTGAAGGCTACAAGAGTATCCTGAGTTTTCTCGACACCGGTCATGACCTGCATTTTACGGAAGCCTACAGTTGCGAGGAGGCGTTTCACCTCTTGACACAACCCGAAAGCCGCCCTCCTTTCGACGTCATCTGCCTTGATTGGAGCCTCCCCCCCTACCCGCAGCAGAAAATCATGAACGGTGAAGACCTCGGTGCACTGGCGCGGACGCGTTATCCGAAGGTCAAAATCATCCTCATGACGTCGCATTCGGAAGCGTTTATCCTTTACAATATCATGAAGGCCTGCGCGCCGGAAGGACTCATGATAAAGAGTGATTTTTCAGCCAATGACTTGTTGACGGCGTTTGATACGGTACTGGCTGGAAAAACCTATATGACCGCCACGGCTGCAGCGAATCTTCGAAACGTGGTAGCCAAAAGCGACTACCTCGACAGCTACAACCGCCAGATTATCCAGCTATTGGCGCAAGGTATCCGCACCAAGAACATCCCGGATATGGTCAAGCTGTCGCAGAGTGCTGTTGAAAAACGAAAAGCCAGCATCAAGGACTATTTCGGCATCGCAAAAGGCACCGACGAAGACATCGTCAGGGAAGCGCGGGAGCGGGGTTACATTTAA
- a CDS encoding sensor histidine kinase: protein MASVEIARKNYRRAYEICHTALSDKAKTENDSDGYAALLEQRNFSRFYMTGRYSMRDSERAFQLYKILNEYSGMTDCKLHQAIYYFQNRQRKQGLQIIDSLLVLCREKKLTSRLPEILRTALEHDCRNENLLTDYLTLSDSLQLAERRNRNKFAQIEYQTSELKEQNQQLLTQNQKITIGASSVGVLLLGGLFARHYRARKKEVQLLRERQAADDEIFQLLQQQQEKVEEGRKLEKRRISQELHDGVMGKLSGIRLNLFVLNKRSDPETVSKCLSHIDKIQEVEKEIRSIAYDLENDLFGEDRSFSALLRTLVQSAKEVSTTQFHLDLDAAIQWDAIPNTVKIQLYRVLQEALTNIRKYAKAKEVHITLRQRKQHLWAVVKDDGIGFTPSSIKKGLGLTNMETRIRRQGGAFKLKSKESQGTTLIFTLPVTT from the coding sequence ATGGCCTCAGTAGAAATTGCGCGCAAAAACTACCGCCGAGCCTACGAAATCTGTCATACCGCTTTATCGGATAAAGCGAAAACTGAAAATGATTCAGACGGATATGCCGCGTTACTCGAGCAAAGGAACTTCAGCCGCTTTTATATGACGGGGCGTTACTCAATGAGAGATAGCGAGCGTGCCTTCCAACTATATAAAATCCTCAACGAATACTCTGGCATGACAGACTGCAAACTACACCAGGCCATCTATTATTTCCAAAACCGACAGCGGAAGCAAGGCCTGCAAATCATCGATTCGCTTTTAGTTCTTTGTCGGGAGAAAAAACTGACCTCTCGGTTGCCTGAGATTTTGCGAACGGCGTTGGAGCATGACTGCCGTAACGAAAACCTCCTGACGGATTACCTGACGCTCTCCGACTCTCTCCAACTCGCCGAACGGCGAAACCGCAACAAATTTGCGCAGATTGAATACCAAACCTCCGAACTCAAAGAGCAAAACCAGCAACTCCTTACCCAAAACCAAAAGATCACCATCGGCGCGTCTTCTGTTGGAGTGCTGTTATTGGGCGGATTGTTCGCCCGCCATTACCGGGCCCGGAAAAAGGAGGTACAATTACTGCGCGAACGCCAAGCGGCCGATGACGAGATTTTCCAACTCCTGCAACAGCAACAGGAGAAAGTGGAGGAAGGACGTAAACTTGAAAAGCGCCGTATCTCACAGGAATTGCATGACGGTGTGATGGGGAAACTCTCGGGAATTCGCCTCAATCTGTTCGTGCTCAACAAGCGGAGTGATCCGGAGACGGTTTCGAAATGCCTAAGTCATATCGACAAAATCCAGGAGGTCGAGAAAGAAATACGTTCTATTGCCTATGACCTCGAAAACGACCTGTTTGGGGAAGATCGTTCGTTCAGTGCCCTGTTGCGTACGCTGGTGCAGTCAGCAAAGGAGGTGTCGACCACCCAATTCCATCTCGATTTGGATGCGGCGATTCAATGGGACGCGATTCCGAACACGGTGAAAATACAACTGTATCGGGTGTTGCAGGAGGCCCTTACCAACATCCGGAAATACGCGAAGGCGAAAGAAGTACACATCACCCTGAGGCAACGCAAACAACATTTGTGGGCGGTGGTGAAGGATGACGGGATCGGTTTTACGCCCTCGTCCATCAAAAAAGGACTTGGACTTACCAATATGGAAACACGCATCCGACGACAAGGCGGTGCTTTCAAACTGAAATCGAAGGAAAGCCAAGGCACTACATTGATTTTTACACTGCCCGTTACCACCTAA